The nucleotide window TTGGAGACGATAGAGAAAACGCAGGAAGCTGCGCTAAAGTAGTAAACAGCAGTGGCGGTAAAACCGTGCCACGCGCTATATGTTGCGAAGGTACGCAAGTAGTGGCAGTTTGATATGTTCTGGCCCCGCCAGAATGACTATCGGGTGGCTACGCAGTGCCAGAAGCTCAGAGACTTGCCGGCGCCTTACGCCTTGTTGGCCCGGGCCCGCAGCAGCATATCAGCCACGACCAGGTTGGTCATGGCATCCACGATGGGTACGGCCCGGGCAGCACGCAGGGGTCGTGCCGGCCTTTGCCGGCCAGGGTTATTTCCTCGCCCTGGTCATTAATGGTAGTCTGAGGCTGCAGAATGGTAGCCACAGGTTTGAAGGCCACCCGGAAGTAAATATCCTGCCCGTTGCTGATGCCGCCCTGAATCCCACCCGAGTGGTTGGTACGGGTGCGCACCTGGCCCTGCTCGTCGGTGTAAAAGGCGTCGTTGTGCTCGGAGCCAAACAGCAGCGTGCCCGCAAAGCCGGAACCGTACTCGAAGCCTTTCACCGCGTTGATGCTGAGCATGGCCTTGCCTAATTCGGCGTGGAGCTTATCAAACACCGGCTCGCCGAGGCCAGCCGGTACGCCCAGCACCACGCCCGTCACCAGGCCGCCTACGGTATCCTGCCGGTCCCGGGTCTGCCGAATCAGCTCGGTCATCTGCTCGGCGGTTTCGGGGTGGGGGCAGCGCACCATGTTCGTATCAATCAGGCTCAGATCCAGCTGCTCATAGCCCACGGGCACCACTACGGCCCCTACTTGCGACACGTAGCTCAGGGCCCGGATGCCGTGCTGGGCCAAAAACTCGCCAGCCACCGCGCCGGCCGCCACCCGGGCCGCCGTTTCGCGGGCCGAACTGCGGCCCCGCCCCGGTAGTCACGCTGCCCGTACTTCTGGTCGTAGGTATAGTCGGCGTGCGAAGGGCGGTAGGCGTGCTCAATGTGGGAGTAGTCGTGGCTGGCCTGGTCCTGGTTGCGAATCAGCAGGCCAATGGGAGTGCCGGTCGTTTGCCCGTTGAAAATACCCGACAGCACCTCTACCTGGTCGGCCTCCTTGCGCGGGGTCGTCAGCTCCGACTGCCCGGGCCGACGCCGGTCCAGTGCCGCCTGAATGGTGGCTACCTCAATGGAAATTCCGGCCGGACAGCCATCAATGACAACGCCGATGCCGGGTCCGTGGGATTCGCCGAAGGTGGTAATGCGGAATAAGGTACCGAAGGTGTTCATGGGCAAAGCATCAGTTTGGCCGCAAAGGAACTGCTAAAACTTGAGTTAGCAGGCCTGACGCTGTAAAGGATTTACCCTGAAAGCGAAGCGTACACTATACGACCAGAGCACCCCTGCTCCTTTCAGCTTACCGATTGCTACTTGACAGCGCCAGCCTGCACTATTCCATTAAAAAAATGAGTAGCGAGCCTGTAATTGCCCCGGCTTGACCAAAAAGAAAAAGTACCCGAAAGTAGGTATTGTCCTGGCCTGCTGATAGCCCTAGCTTTACGTGGGCAAGCATTTCGCTTGCGCAACACCCCGGCTACCGTGTGCAGCATTAAGTAATACTTCTGGGATACTGATGCTCAGTTCAAGTGCCCCTCAGCTTTGGCCATGAAACAACTTCTACTATTCTTCTTGCTCTGCGCAATTACCCGCTTGGGGGCTGCCCAACAGTGTGCGTTTAACCTGACGTCGCAAAAGCAAGTGAATGACGTAGCCGCGTCGGGCTGCACAACCGCCTTGAGCCTTGCCATATACGGTGGCAGTAACGCTTCTACTGACCCTGACAAAATCGTTGACCTATCGCCGTTGTCGTGTATCACGGCAGTCACCGGCGGGGTTTACATCTCTGTCGGTGACCTTACCAGCCTTCAGGGCCTGGCCAATATCCGGACTATCGGTGGCAACTTGACAATTAACTCGGCCACTTCTAATCCCAGCCTGGGTGTCAATTCGTTTCAGAGCCTGGAATCCGTAACAGGAGACGTAACTATCTTCAACAGCTCCGGCTTAACGGCCATTGCTGGCTTCCCCTCCTTACGAACTGCCCGAACGGTCAGCATCACCCGCAACCCCGCCCTGGAAAGCATTACTGGGTTTAATGCGTTGCAGGCAACTGGTCTGTTTTCCATTTCGCAATGCACAGCCCTTCGCTCAATTAACGGCTTTATAAACCTAGCGACCTTGGTGGGCCCAACCAGTCAGGAGCCGTCGCAATTCAATATCAGCAATAATCCGGCCCTGCAGGAAATTCTGGGTTTCACGTCCCTGAGTACTGTAGATAATTTTAGCCTCACCCAAAATGACGCCCTGCAGCAGATTCCTTCCTTCGCCAACTTGCGGAAAGTGGGTAACCTAGTTATTCAGAACTGTGGACGCCTGACAACCATACCCGGCTTTAGCGGAGGCTTGCAGGTAAACGTCTGCAACGTGGTGGCCAATCCACTGTTGCAAAAGATTCCTGGCTTTAATCGCCTACGGGTGTGGCAGCAGCTCAACATCAATAATAATCCCGCCCTGCAGAAGGTATCCGGCTTTAACAACGGCTCGCCCGCAGTTGTCAACATTGACACCAACCCAGGACTGACTGTGATTTCCGGGTTTCGAAACACTGTGTTCTCCAGCAATTATATCTACGTTCAGAACAACGCCCTGCTAGACAGCATCTCGGGCTTCGGAGGAGATGATGCGCCGTACGTCATTTACGTCAGAAACAACCCCCGGCTGCGGGGTATTGAGGGGGCTTTGCATATAGATCCTACATCACGCTGTCAGTTTTATTTATTCAAAATAACCCCAGCTGGCCGCCTGTGCGCAGCCGTGGATCTGCAGCTATCTGCGGCGGAAGGGTTCGGCCTATTTTGACAACAACGCGGCCGGCTGCACAACGGCCGCCATTTTGCAGAGTTGCCAAATCCTGCCCGTACAGACTCCTGATGCGGAGCTGGCGCCGGCATATCCCAACCCCGTCCAGGATATCCTGCATCTGCCCTCTCCAACATCCTATGTCGTCCGTGACATGCTGGGCCGGGTAAAGCTGCAGGGCCAGGGCGCTCATATTTCTATGGGCGACCTGCCAGCCGGCATCTATCTAGTGGAAACGGGCCAGGGGCTGAACCGACAGCTCCGAATTAGTAAGCAGTAACCAGGACTCGTCGAGGCGGTGCTTTTTATACCGCCTTACTCCCGACGCCCGCTGCGCCACCAGCCTACCAAAGCCACTACGCCCAGGGCCAGCAAAATATAGTTGGCGTAGCGCCGCACTTCGGTATAAGCGTCGCGGCGCTGCAGCGTGTTGTCGGCCGAGTCCAGCACATCCTGGTAGAATGGGTCGTCGGGGCGGGCATTGAAGACCCCAACCGTGCTCTGGGCTCCTTTCAGCCGGGGCCTCACCTCGGCCGCAGCGTGTCGTAGCGTGCCGTTTCGGGATTGAATACAACCAGGCTAAAGAGACTGTCGAGGGCAAGCTCGCCTGGGCGGCGGCCAATTAGCCGGTAAGTGAACCGCTTGCTTCCGCCTACGCGCCCGCCCTGACGGGTTACGCCCAGCTCAGTATCGGGCCCGTACACTTCCACCCCGGCCGGCAGCGGAGGCAGTACCGGCGCAGTTAGGGCAGCCAGATTGCCTTCGCCTTCCACCGTGAACGAATACGTGAAAGCCTTGCCGGTCTGGAAAGTGGTGCGGTCAATAGATTCGCGCAGGCGGTAGTCGCCCACCGGTACCTGGTCGCGCAGGGGGTGTGGCGGCAGGGCCTTGACGGCAATAGTACGCGGCGTCGTTCGGTAGATTTTAAAGCCTTCCATCCGGTTGTCGAGGCCGACTTCGGGCTTTTTGGCTACCCGGTACTTCACCATCTGCAGCGGAATTTCCGGAAAAGTCAGCGGCTCGGTGTTCAGCGGGTAATATTCGGCCTCGTAGAGGCGGTAGCGCAGGTAGGTTTTGCCCCGGCCACCACTGTTTCGGGCACGATTTCCTGCTCATTAAAGGGCTCTTCCCAGGCCGTGCGCTGCCGCATGCGCCGCAGAATCTCGGGCAGCTGCCCCCCGAAGTTATAGAAGCTCAGCAGCCCCTGGTCGGCGGGCGTCAGGTAAAAGTACAGGCCCACGTGCACGCCTTCGCCCACAAAAACCGTGGCTTTATCGGGTACCAGGGCCATAAAGGCGTTGTCGTGGGGCTCTACGTACTCCTGGGGCTTGGGCTTGCCGAAGAGCTTATCGAGCAACCCCAGGCCCTGCACGGCCCCACCCGCGGCCGGTGGGGGCACCACGGCTTGCTGAGCCAGCACCTGCAGCTTAGCCCCGGCCGACTGCACCGTTAGCCCGTTCACGGTCATCGTGAAAGGCTTGAGCTCAAATTCGCCCTCGTTGTAGGCCGCGTAGCGCTGGGTAATGGTCAGCTCCGTGGACGTTTGCCCGCCCACGATGCGCGTGGTCGTAGTGCTCGACTTGCTGCTTTTCTTAAAGCCTTCGATATCGGGAAAGGGCGAGTAGCGCTCCAGCGGAGCCCCGTGCAGTCGGAAGCTGATGGTGAAATAGTCGTTGACCGGAAAGCTGGTTCGGCCCAGCACGATGTCGGCCTGTCCTGGCCCAGTCTGGGCGCGCAGCTCCCCTCCGACCCCAATCAGGAGTAGAAGCAGCAAAAAAAACACGCCCAGTTTGGTGGTCATTCTACAGGCAAAAATGAGGGCGCAAAGCTACATAAAAACGTCTCTACCAGGCCAGATGCCGGTAAACGCCCGCTTGCTCAAATTCTATATACACTATTTGGTATACAGAAAAAGCTCAACAATAGCAATCCGATTTTGAAGCAGTGCCGTAAATGGTTTCAAATCTCAACAGCTTCTAGGTTTTGTCCTGCAAAAAACGACTGCAAAAGCCGTACTGGCAGCGCTTTGCCTACTTTTCCCTTTCACCCTTACAATTTCCTCCCATGTCTAAAATCATCACCTCCGGTGGAGACGAGGCCGAGTTCGCCAAGCCCCTCTACGTTCCGATTAAAAGACGCTCTTTCTTTATGTACGCCGGCGCTACGGCCGGAGCCACGGCTCTGCTGCTTTCCGGTTGCAACGATGACGACGACGAAACGGTAGCTCCCGGCGCGGTAAGCCTGGGCTCGGGCGACGTGGGAGTACTTAACTACGCCTACGCCCTGGAACAGCTGGAAGCGGCTTTCTACGCCCGGGTAAAGGCTAGCCCCGCTGCTGACTTCTCCGCCACCGAGAAAGAGTATTTTAATCAGGTAGCTGCGCACGAAGCCATTCACCGCGACTTCCTCAAGGCCGCTATCAACCGTGATGCGCCCGGTAAGATCATTGCCAACCTGAATCCCAACTTCGATTCAATCGACTTCACCAAGCGGGCTACCGTGCTGGCTGCTGCCAAGACCTTTGAGGACTTGGGCGTGCAGGCCTACAATGGCGCTGGTAAATACCTCAAAACGCCGGCTTACCTGGTTATTGCCGGTCAGATCGTATCGGTAGAGGCCCGTCACGCAGCTTACGTGCGGGATTTGATTGCCAACGGCAGCTTCGCCGACGACTCCATCGTGGACGCTACCACTGGCCTCGACAAGGCCCTGGAGCCCGTCGATGTTATTGCTGCAGCTCAGGGCTTTATCAAGGAAAAGCTCGACGCGACCAGCGTAGGCAAGTAATTTCTTCTCCGTTTAACGACTCCCCATCATGAACATATTTCGCATCATCGAGCAATTGTCGGAGGTAGACGCCGACGTATTAGGCCGCTTCGACTCCCGGCGCGCCGCTTTCAAAACCTTGGGCGAAACCGCCAAAAAGGGTGCCCTGGCTGCCGCTCCGGTATTTGTAGCCTCCCTGTTTCAGAAAGCCTACGGCCAAACCACCGGCAGCGCCGTTATCGACGTTCTGAACTACGCCCTGACGCTGGAACTGCTCGAGGAAGACTTTTACGTCAAGATGATTGCTGGCGGACAGGTTCCGACCGGTGCTCCCGCCGGGGCCATTGCCTTGATTAAAAAGCACGAGACGGCCCACGTAACGCTGCTCACCAACACGATCAAAGCCCTGAACGGTACTCCCGTGGCTGGGGTGAAGTTCAAGACTTCGGCCTTCCCGGCTGCTTACGCCGACCAACTGGCCGTAGCGCAAGCCCTGGAAGACACCGGTGTGCGAGCCTACAAAGGCCAGGCCGGGGCACTGATTGGAGCCATGGCCGGCACCACCAGCCTGTTGCAGGTAGCCCTGCAGATTCACTCTGTAGAAGCCCGTCACGCCGCGCACATCCGCACGATGCGCGGCCAGACGCCCTGGGTGGGCCTCAACGAAATGGGTGCTACCTACACCGGCGCCATTCCGGAGAGCAACATCTCGCAGTCGGGTGTAAACCTGACCACGCAGCTGGGCACTACCTATTCGGCTGCTGATGCTGCTGCCTCGTTCGACGAGATTCTGACCCGGGCCGAGGTGCTCGACAGCTCCCGCGCCGGCGGCTTGGTGCAGCCCTAAGCGCACTACTCTTCGCAGTAATAAAAAGGGTGACTCCGCAGTGGAGTCACCCTTTTTGTTTTTTGTCAGCCAGTTCGGCACACGCAACCTTTGCCTGGGCTCGTTACTCCTGTCATTGGGGCATCCCAGTTTATCGGAGTATCTTTGTAAGAGCTGCTTTTCTATAAACAGGCCACCAAGTCTTTCTGCCGCGTATTTTTAGCTAATGTCTGAGTCTGCTTCTCCTTCCTTTCTGGCCCGTACGATGCGGCGCCGCTCCTTTTTTCGGGTAGCCGGTGCTACTGTTGCTGCCTCCACACTGGTACTTGCGGGCTGTGTTAAAGACCCCGTCGAGCCCGACAATACGGAGGCAATATCCCTGAACCTGGGGACCGGCGACCCGGGCTTGCTCAACTACCTGTTCCTGCTCGAGCAGCTGGAGGCCGCTTTCTACCAGAAAGTAGTGACCACGCCCCCGGCCGACCTGCAGGCTGGAGAGCTGGTAGCCCTCACCGACGTGCGCGACCACGAGGTGATTCACCGCGAATTCTTCCGGCAGCTTCTGGGCAGCAATGCCATGGCTACCGTCGAGTTTAACTTTACTACCATCAATTTCAATACCCGGGCGGGTGTGCTGGCCGCGGCCCGCACGTTTGAGGACCTGGGCGTAGCTGCTTACAACGGGGCGGCTAAGCTGTTTACCTCGAAAGCCAACCTGGCCCTGGTCAGCAAGATTGCCTCGGTGGAGGCCCGCCACGCAGCCTTTATCCGTGACCTGGTGCAGCCCGCTGATCCTTTCAGCGACGTGGTAGGTGCCGGCGGTTTGGGTGCCGTTCTGACGCCTCCGCAGGTTATTGCCGCTGCCGCCAGCTTTTTCCCTTATACCATCGTCGTTTCCGGATTGCCAACTGCCTAACCCGGCTGCGGCTCCGCTTATTCTTTGCCATGAACATTCTCCAACTGCTCGCTGATCTTGCCGCCGTTGACCCCGAATCCTACCAGCGCCTAAGTGGCCGCCGCGGGGCTCTGACCAGCCTGGGCCAAACTGGCCGCCGGGCAGTAGCTGCGGCAGTGCCCCTGGCTTTCGGCACCATGCTCACCAAGGCATACGGCCGCCGCTCCAACACGGTGCTCGATGCCTTTTCGCTGGCCCTGACCCTGGAATATCTGGAAAGTGAGTTCTACAAGCAGGCCCTGGCATCAGCACTCGTATTCCCGGGTTCCTCCAAAGCCGTCTTCCAGCAGATCTACCAGCACGAGCAGGACCACGTAGCCTTGCTGCAGGAAACCCTGCGCCTGTCGGGGGCTGCCCTGCCCGACAAGCCCAAGTTTGACTTTACCGGCAGCAAAAACGGCACGCGGGCAGCGCTTTTCCCCACCGTTTTCCAGGATTTCAGCACCTTTCTTAAAGTGGCTCAGTTGCTGGAAGACACCGGCGTGCGAGCCTACAAAGGCCAGGCCGACAGCCTCTTCACGGACAACGACCTGCTGGAAGCAGCCATCCGCATTCACGCCGTGGAAGCCCGGCACGCGGCCCACATCCGGGGCCTGCGGCGCGCTCAGGGAGCCAACGTGCGCCCCTGGATTAGCAAGGGAGAAGAAGTAATTACGGTGAAGGACGTTACGGACGCGGTGTACATCGGCGAGGACCTGGACCGGCAGCAACTGCCCGCCGTGGATACTAAAATCCCCTTCTTCCCCAACGACACCACCCAAATTGTAACCTCCACTGCGGATAAAGCGAAGCTCAGCTTGGCCGAGGCATTTGATGAGCCCATAAGCTCAACGACGGCCTCCACCATTGCTTCTCTGTTCATTTACAGCTAGCAGCCAGCTACGCACCTGTTGGGAATACTTTCAAGAACGGCTTCGGCCGTTCTTTTTTTGTATTAAGAAAGGGTTAAAGTAGACGGCTCAGCTTGCACTATCAAAACTTATTCTTGTATCTTTCAATAAACATCACCCGTATTAGCCTCCCAGCCGCAGCTTTTTCTGCAGCTCTCGTATAACACCTCTGCCCCCCAACCTACTCCTACCCAACCTACCCAAAACAACCTTGACCGATGCTGGAATACGTAAAAACCATCCTGCTAAAAGTCAGCTTCGACAAAATTCTATTTGAGAAAGAGCTGCGCAAAGGTTTCCGCATGCTCGTCCCGACGGAGTTAGCCGAGTTGAAAGCCTGGTGCTATCAACAGTTCGCTAAAGTCTACCAAGGCATTCTTAATCGTGTTTTTGCCTCGGCCGTCTAGCCCTCCTCTATTCTTCTAAGCTCATTTGCGCATCCGGTTCGTCTGTCACGAACCGGATGTTTCGTGTTAGGCCCGCGTAGCCCGTACGCTTCACTGCCGACTGCCGAAACAATTCCGAGAATAACTCGTGGGTTATTTCCTGCCAATCGTTGGCCTTGAGGTGGGGCAGTTGAGCATGGGGCCGAAACTGCGGCTCCTGGTGGGGCTTGGCAAAGCGGTTCCAGGGGCACACGTCCTGGCAGATGTCGCAGCCGAACACCCAGTTGCCAAACTTGCCCGCCACCTCCTGCGGAATCTGGTCCTTAAGCTCAATAGTGAAGTAGCTGATGCACTTGCTGCCATCTACCACGTAGGGGTTGGTAATGGCATCCGTCGGGCAGGCGTCCACACACTTGGTGCAGGTGCCGCAATAGTCCTTGATGGGGCCGTCGTAGTCCAGCTCCAGGTCCACGATGAGCTCGGCAATGAAGTAGAAGCTGCCCACGCCGGGCGTTATCAGGTTGGAATTTTTGCCCACCCAGCCCAGGCCGCTTTTCTTGGCCCACACCTTATCCATCACTGGAGCCGAGTCGACGAATACCCGGCCGCCCACCTCCCCTATTTCCTGCTGCATATCGTGTAGCAGCTCTTTTAGCTTGTCCTTGATGACGAAGTGGTAGTCGCGGCCGTAGGCGTACTTGCTGATCTTGAGCGTATCCTCGGCGGGCTGCTGGTCTTCCGGGGCCGGATAGTAGTTCAGCAGCAGGGAAATAACCGACTTGGCCCCGTCCACGAGCAGGCGCGGGTCGAGGCGCTTGTCGAAGTGGTTGGCCATGTAGCCCATCTTGCCGTTCATCTGCTGGTTGAGCCAGTTTTCGAGCCGGGGCGCTTCCTCTTCCAGAAACTCGGCCTTGGAAATACCACAGTACATAAAGCCCAGCTCCGCCGCGCGGCGCTTGATAAAGGCAGTATACTGGGCAGTGGGAAGCATGAGTCAGGAAATAGCTAACTACAAAAATACAGTATCCAGGGTTGATATTCGGTTTGTCTGCCGGTCATCCTAAGCAAAGGGAAAGAATACCTTCCTCACTTATCCCACTGGCGGCTCTAACAACGAAAAAGCCCTTTACCGTTTCTTGGTAAAGGGCTTTGACCATTTAATCTGGCTTGTCACGCAGGCTCACAGTGACAGTCGAAGTGAGAATTCAACAACCCTACTCCTCGGCCGGAGCTCCGAACAGGTCGCCGGGGAGTTGCCGCGCAGGTGCTGGGGCATAAGCTTGCCGAGGTGCTTGTAAGCGGCTTCGGTAGCTTCGCGGCCGCGGCTGGTGCGCTTGATGTAACCTTCCTGAATCAGGAAAGGCTCGTACACTTCCTCGATGGTTTCGGCTTCTTCGCCGCAAGCCGTGGCAATGGTGCTGATACCTACGGGCCCACCTTTGAACTTGTCGATAATGGTGTTCAGGATGCGCTTGTCCATGTCGTCGAGGCCGCGGGCGTCCACGTCGAGGGCGTTGAGGGCAAACTGGGCAATATCGACGGTGATGGTGCCGGTGCCTTTGATTTGGGCAAAGTCGCGGGTGCGGCGCAGCAGGTTGTTGGCAATACGGGGCGTACCACGGGAGCGGCGGGCAATTTCGAAGGCAGCATCCTCGTGAATGGGCGTAGCCAGAATCTCGGCCGAGCGCATCACGATGTCGGTCAGCAGCTTGGCGTCGTAGTACTCCAGGCGGGAGCTGATGCCGAAGCGGGCCCGCAGCGGCGAGGTGAGCATACCACTGCGCGTGGTAGCGCCGATAAGGGTAAAGGGCGAGAGCGAAATCTGGACGGACCGCGCATTCGGACCCGAATCGAGCAGGATGTCGATGCGGTAGTCCTCCATTGCCGAGTACAGATACTCTTCCACTACGGGATTGAGCCGGTGAATCTCATCAATGAACAGCACGTCGTGCGGGTCCAGGTTGGTGAGCAGGCCAGCTAGGTCAGAAGGCTTGTCGAGTACGGGGCCCGAGGTCATCTTGATGCCGGCACCCAACTCGTTGGCGATGATGTGCGACAACGTGGTTTTGCCCAGTCCGGGAGGCCCGTGCAGCAACACGTGGTCGAGGGCCTCGCCGCGCTGCTTGGCGGCGCCCACGAAGATTTGCAGGTTGTCGACTACTTTGGCCTGACCCGTGAAGTCGGCGAAGCTGAGCGGGCGCAGGGCCTTGTCAATCTCTTTTTCGCCGGAGTCCATGTGGTCAGTGCCACCGGTCATGAATGGTTCGCGCATAGCGGGGCTATATTCAGGTATTGCGTTGAATAAAGGTAACGCTTTCGACGCCCAAAATGCTCCCGATTTTTAGTAAAATTTAGCATTTATCCTCCTAAATCTACTATCCTTATTAGCAAACAGAGGGTTTTGCGGCTTTAGATGCCTGGAAATAAGCCTTTCTTCCCTTCTTTGTGTCCCTATTCGCCGTGTCTATGAATTTTTCGCTTTCCGATACCTGGATTACTAACCTGCCCGCCGACATCTACCAACAGCTGGCCCATTGCCTGTCGTTGCACGGGATGGTATGCGCCGAGCTGTTTAGCCGGCCTGAGTCGGCCCTGGTGCAGCAGCTGATGCTGCTCACGCCCATTACGGCCGCCACGGTAGCTAGCCTGAACACAGTACAGAGCCAGGAGGAGCTGATAGAGGCCTTGCGGCAGGAGCCCGGTCAGGTGTACGACTTGCTGCTACTGGGCCGCCTGGGCCTGGATACCTCGCTGGCCGAGCCCGTGCTGCGGTTTGTGCGGCAGCAGATGTACGTTTCGGAAGAGCAGTTGGTAGCTATAAAGCTGTACTGCGTGGAACTGAGCGAGGCATTTCTGGCCACCGTGGAGCAGCATTTGTCGGAAACCGACCGGGCCGTGGCCGGCCGACTGGTAGAGCACCGGCTGCAGATTGAGGAAGCCTTCTACATCCACAGCGAGTCGGTGGGGACGGAGGCGGAGCCCTTACCTTCGGTGGCGAATGTGCGCTTTAATGAGCCCCAACTGCAGATGGTGCGGCTGGCGGTGCTGCTGGTGCACAGCCTGCCGACCGACTCGGAAGTGGAGTTTGTGCGGGCGGTAACCCAGATTCCGGCGTTGCAGGCGCATAACTTGGAACCTATGTCGGAGCGGCTGGGGACGCTGCAGGCCGGGGAAGACTTTACCCTGACCATGCCCGAGCTGGTGCAGCTTTACCAGGCCATGCAGGTGTGCGGGCTGGTATTTGTATCGGATGTGCTGGTGGCCCTGGGACTGGAAGACTTTATGTCGGGGCCGGCGGAAGACAACGAGCCGGTGGCCGCCGAGGCTCCAGCGCGCGGGCCGATGAGCAGCCGGCAGGCCGTGGGCGAAATGGTGAGCGGCTTTACCGAGTGGGTGCAGGCCAACTTTGCCGAGGAGCCCGAAGTAGCGCAGGCCCGCCAGGAAATAGCCGCCCTGACGGACCTGATTTAAACCTTGGGCGCTTAAACCCGGGTGCCGCCGGGCAGCAGCACTTCGATTTCGAGGTGGAGCCAATCTTCTTCCCAGGCTTTGTGCACGAGGCGGGCACCAAGGGTATAGCCGGCATCGAGGAGGCGGGCAACGGTTTCGTTGCGCACTTCGGGCAGGTAGCCCAGCCAGAGGCTGCCTTCGGTCGGGGTAGTCAGGACTTTCACGGCCCAGTCGTCGTATTTGCTGTCGGCCTCGCGCACCAGCTGGAGCGCCTGGTCGACGTAGA belongs to Hymenobacter cellulosilyticus and includes:
- a CDS encoding T9SS type A sorting domain-containing protein, whose protein sequence is MQSCQILPVQTPDAELAPAYPNPVQDILHLPSPTSYVVRDMLGRVKLQGQGAHISMGDLPAGIYLVETGQGLNRQLRISKQ
- a CDS encoding BatD family protein, with the translated sequence MVKYRVAKKPEVGLDNRMEGFKIYRTTPRTIAVKALPPHPLRDQVPVGDYRLRESIDRTTFQTGKAFTYSFTVEGEGNLAALTAPVLPPLPAGVEVYGPDTELGVTRQGGRVGGSKRFTYRLIGRRPGELALDSLFSLVVFNPETARYDTLRPR
- a CDS encoding BatD family protein — protein: MTTKLGVFFLLLLLLIGVGGELRAQTGPGQADIVLGRTSFPVNDYFTISFRLHGAPLERYSPFPDIEGFKKSSKSSTTTTRIVGGQTSTELTITQRYAAYNEGEFELKPFTMTVNGLTVQSAGAKLQVLAQQAVVPPPAAGGAVQGLGLLDKLFGKPKPQEYVEPHDNAFMALVPDKATVFVGEGVHVGLYFYLTPADQGLLSFYNFGGQLPEILRRMRQRTAWEEPFNEQEIVPETVVAGAKPTCATASTRPNITR
- a CDS encoding ferritin-like domain-containing protein, giving the protein MSKIITSGGDEAEFAKPLYVPIKRRSFFMYAGATAGATALLLSGCNDDDDETVAPGAVSLGSGDVGVLNYAYALEQLEAAFYARVKASPAADFSATEKEYFNQVAAHEAIHRDFLKAAINRDAPGKIIANLNPNFDSIDFTKRATVLAAAKTFEDLGVQAYNGAGKYLKTPAYLVIAGQIVSVEARHAAYVRDLIANGSFADDSIVDATTGLDKALEPVDVIAAAQGFIKEKLDATSVGK
- a CDS encoding ferritin-like domain-containing protein is translated as MNIFRIIEQLSEVDADVLGRFDSRRAAFKTLGETAKKGALAAAPVFVASLFQKAYGQTTGSAVIDVLNYALTLELLEEDFYVKMIAGGQVPTGAPAGAIALIKKHETAHVTLLTNTIKALNGTPVAGVKFKTSAFPAAYADQLAVAQALEDTGVRAYKGQAGALIGAMAGTTSLLQVALQIHSVEARHAAHIRTMRGQTPWVGLNEMGATYTGAIPESNISQSGVNLTTQLGTTYSAADAAASFDEILTRAEVLDSSRAGGLVQP
- a CDS encoding ferritin-like domain-containing protein; the encoded protein is MSESASPSFLARTMRRRSFFRVAGATVAASTLVLAGCVKDPVEPDNTEAISLNLGTGDPGLLNYLFLLEQLEAAFYQKVVTTPPADLQAGELVALTDVRDHEVIHREFFRQLLGSNAMATVEFNFTTINFNTRAGVLAAARTFEDLGVAAYNGAAKLFTSKANLALVSKIASVEARHAAFIRDLVQPADPFSDVVGAGGLGAVLTPPQVIAAAASFFPYTIVVSGLPTA
- a CDS encoding ferritin-like domain-containing protein: MNILQLLADLAAVDPESYQRLSGRRGALTSLGQTGRRAVAAAVPLAFGTMLTKAYGRRSNTVLDAFSLALTLEYLESEFYKQALASALVFPGSSKAVFQQIYQHEQDHVALLQETLRLSGAALPDKPKFDFTGSKNGTRAALFPTVFQDFSTFLKVAQLLEDTGVRAYKGQADSLFTDNDLLEAAIRIHAVEARHAAHIRGLRRAQGANVRPWISKGEEVITVKDVTDAVYIGEDLDRQQLPAVDTKIPFFPNDTTQIVTSTADKAKLSLAEAFDEPISSTTASTIASLFIYS
- the queG gene encoding tRNA epoxyqueuosine(34) reductase QueG yields the protein MLPTAQYTAFIKRRAAELGFMYCGISKAEFLEEEAPRLENWLNQQMNGKMGYMANHFDKRLDPRLLVDGAKSVISLLLNYYPAPEDQQPAEDTLKISKYAYGRDYHFVIKDKLKELLHDMQQEIGEVGGRVFVDSAPVMDKVWAKKSGLGWVGKNSNLITPGVGSFYFIAELIVDLELDYDGPIKDYCGTCTKCVDACPTDAITNPYVVDGSKCISYFTIELKDQIPQEVAGKFGNWVFGCDICQDVCPWNRFAKPHQEPQFRPHAQLPHLKANDWQEITHELFSELFRQSAVKRTGYAGLTRNIRFVTDEPDAQMSLEE
- the ruvB gene encoding Holliday junction branch migration DNA helicase RuvB, with the translated sequence MREPFMTGGTDHMDSGEKEIDKALRPLSFADFTGQAKVVDNLQIFVGAAKQRGEALDHVLLHGPPGLGKTTLSHIIANELGAGIKMTSGPVLDKPSDLAGLLTNLDPHDVLFIDEIHRLNPVVEEYLYSAMEDYRIDILLDSGPNARSVQISLSPFTLIGATTRSGMLTSPLRARFGISSRLEYYDAKLLTDIVMRSAEILATPIHEDAAFEIARRSRGTPRIANNLLRRTRDFAQIKGTGTITVDIAQFALNALDVDARGLDDMDKRILNTIIDKFKGGPVGISTIATACGEEAETIEEVYEPFLIQEGYIKRTSRGREATEAAYKHLGKLMPQHLRGNSPATCSELRPRSRVVEFSLRLSL
- a CDS encoding HIRAN domain-containing protein, which gives rise to MTTASASSAPDLILLECLVAGTTHRENLKKHEPKLYVDQALQLVREADSKYDDWAVKVLTTPTEGSLWLGYLPEVRNETVARLLDAGYTLGARLVHKAWEEDWLHLEIEVLLPGGTRV